One Methanobrevibacter sp. genomic window carries:
- a CDS encoding DNA-directed RNA polymerase subunit H, giving the protein MTVEFDIQKHMLVPKHEIMTEEEISKEFSDVDYDFKDLPKIKADDSVAKSIGATPGDILRITRESQTAGVFVTYRIVEP; this is encoded by the coding sequence TTGACAGTTGAATTTGATATTCAAAAACATATGCTCGTACCAAAGCATGAAATCATGACTGAAGAAGAAATTTCAAAAGAATTTAGTGATGTTGATTACGATTTTAAGGATCTTCCTAAAATTAAAGCAGATGATTCCGTTGCAAAATCTATTGGTGCAACTCCAGGAGATATTTTAAGAATAACTCGTGAAAGTCAAACTGCAGGTGTTTTTGTTACATATAGGATTGTTGAACCATAA